Part of the Notamacropus eugenii isolate mMacEug1 chromosome 5, mMacEug1.pri_v2, whole genome shotgun sequence genome is shown below.
ttTTCATGTAGAAGAGTGATTAGTACATTTTAGGTGTTTTAAAGATGCCTAAAGCCTTAGATACATTACAGAGGCACCTGGGTTGAAATATATTGCTTTAGATATCTCTTCAATCTCTCAGATTTGGTAATTATTTGACTAATATATTGCAAGGATTGCTTTTTATCTCATTGTGGCCAAACAATTTTAAATGGATGCTGCTAAACTATAAAGAAGGATGTCTATGGGATGCACTGAATCAGAAAACCACCTATTGACATTATCAaggttcttttgtatttttatttttgctaaatatttcctaatttcattttaatctgattcagttGGAACACAGGGATATTTTGACCACATTGTAGCATGTAGCTCACATGTTTTACACCTCTGCTTTACATTATATGTTTGAAATAAGTCTTTGTAGATTTTAAATGTACAACTTTTATCCATTGTCTAATCTATTACTTTTCTTCTTAGTCAATCTTCACTGACTTTATTTATATTCTAAAAGGTTTGGTTAAATAAATCGTAATCTTGATATACATAACTAAATGTTGACGCCATTTTATATCTTAAGTAATTatagatttcattaaaaaatctCTATCATAAATTTGAGTTTAAATCGTTCAATGAAGTTTGGCACCTAGCTTAAAGGCAAAAAACTGTTTGGAATTGTAGACACATTGCACGAGAATGGTAGTCAGATGCCCTAGGAAAACTGGATCACATTCTCAGGATTGTGCCTAAAATATTAAACTTTAGAATAttgaaattaaaatcaaatgaaGTTCAAAAATTGGCATGAGTGTGGTATTCCAGGAAAAGCTCTGAGGAAGAAatagctgggggagggggcagtggtGTGCTGCAAGAGATTCCTTGATTTTGGACTTAACCTGGGCCTGCTCCTTTCTTTTAGACTAGTGGAAAACTTTATGTTTTCCAAAGAGTCTGGAAAATTTTAGACTACTTATATTCCTATTGGTATCTGAGTGTTTTCTCCTGATCAATTAATGACAGTATCTGTATTGAACACTCACAGGTAGATCACAGGTAGACTACATGAAGATACTTGTATTCATGAGAATCACAGCAAAGAAGTTACACTACAATAAGGGGACATTTCAAAGGGACATACACTAGAGAGGGCACTAAAAAGGACCTCTGAAAACCTGAAGCTTGATATTATGCACACACACCATGCCCCAGACTGTGCATTTACTTCTAGGAAAGCAGAAGTCTTCTCTCACATTATGTGGCCCTTCTTTTAGCAAGCTTGTGAGAAGACCTGCATAAGAATCTCAAGATCGTGTGTCTGTGATGTGCTATATGTATTGTTTTAGGAAATTTCTAAATTAATGATTTTACATTTGACTATGTGAATTTAATTTCAGCTTAGCAAAATATGTCATTCGTGGCACAGAAAACAATCTCCTTTGCTTTCAAAAATCTACAtctatttctttgtgtttcttattAATGAGTAGTCTTAAGTTAAGGAAAATACTGGCGAAGTGCACAGAGAACCatacctggagtgaggaagactcatcttcctgcattcaaatctagccttagaaacttattagctgtgtgaccctgagtaagtcacttaaccctatttgcctcagtttcctcatctgtaaaatgacttggagaaggaaagagaaaacaattgtagtatctttgcaaaaaaaaaactgaaatggggtcatgaagagttggaccccCTTGAAATGATGAAACAAGAAGCAGTCCTAAATTATGCATCATGATTTCCCTCGTTTAAAATCGACTTTCACTAAACTGTAcacaatatttgtcattttatattAAGTTCCTAAAGATTGAACACAAAATTTTATGCTAATTTTTACTCggcatttctttctttcagtgtCCTATTTTTACAGTAAATTTTTCTTGAAGCATCTTATTAAGTCTTTCATTTCACTATGCTTTCCCTTGGAAGATAAACCATAGCTAACCTCTCTATATTCTCTAGTCAAATACAGCTTCCTTGAATGTTTGTAAGTGGGAGCGTTGTGCCATGATTACTTTCTTTATTCACATCCTCACTGGATCCAGGGATACTGAGTACTCATACAGCATGGCCAGGAATAACTAAGAAGGCAGACCACTTCACAGGCACACTTTGCTCCTGCCTTCTACCTTGCATCACCCTCAGCCTTGAATCATTCAAAACATACTTGGGATGGCCATGTTGTAGGAAGAAAAATTGTGACCACCCAGATTATGTTTACTGCTTGCTGTTGCTGGGCCATCACCCATAATCTTAACATTTGCCTTGCCACTAgattccaatgactctggaggagagagtgaggcttatGACTGTACTTagttctgtctcacttaaatccatttcaggTGCAAGTCAATACATCACTTACGTGATGAccggtcttctttgacaacaaagtaTGATGGACAAAATCAGCAGCTTGTCTTCAAGACTCTCGACTTTGCATAAACTTAGGAAGCCTAAATTTCAATTGGGCTGTCTTACTGCTCATATGCgtgcagccaggtggtgcagtgaatagagttttgggtctggagtcaagaaatcttcttttcttgatatcaagtctgacctcagatgctagctgtgtgaccttaggcaaatcacttaatgtgcttgcctctatttctccatctataaaatgacctgaaaaagtaaatgagaaaCAGCCCCAGTATCTTTCCctagaaaaccctaaaatggAGCACAAAAattcagatacaactgaaaagagCTAACCAACAACAATGAAAATTTCGTCACGTAGTTTGAATGAGATAAGACTCACCAACTCTACATCTTTTAGAAACATATAAAACCCTCAGATATTATGATGTACTATTCTGCAATTGCACATTCTAGACTTTTAACAATGTCATTTAAACTACTGATATAACCTAAAGATGGTCTTGTCATTTGCCCCACAGGAGATTTAGGACTTCTGAGCCTCCCAACCCCCCTACAGGCAAAATTTCATTCATATATTATTCACTCTACTTAGAGTATGCGTTCCTCAAGAGAatgaactgtttttgtttttctatttgtgtttccAGGGTGTGGCTCAGTGATTCGGTTATtataagtgcttaagaaatactttttgATCATTCCTTTATTCACTCCTTCTGATATATTattgcttttgattttatttacaaaattttTGTGCTGTATTTGTTTCCTGTATTCTAAATCATTCACTTTTTCAAAGAAACTACTAATATTTATAGTAAATATtgtattgtgtattttttttattttttgctctgaGTCCACTACTTACTATTTTAACATCTGTCcttattaaaattcaaaataattattttgttgcTCATCTAACCATGTTATTGTTCTTCCATTTGTTATTTCTCATGTATTCTTGAATGTTAGCTAgcagtcacattgtgaaagacaataatttctatatattgctgTTTGTATTTAATCCCAGAGGCAACATAGGGCTATTAGATTTTTCTGCTTATGATAGTGACATGGTTAACGAATACCATATGGATCCTGGAAGAAGGAATCCCAGAATCCTAAAAcaaataaggagaaaataataataaccctGAAGTTTTAGGGGGAGTTTGAACTAAGGAAATGGCCATGTAAATggagtgaagattttttttataaagacaATTCAATATGCAAAGAAGAATATTGAGAGCATATCCAACAGTAGATCTCTATTCCAAgaaaactgtttttttaaaaagcctaatAAATCTAGCATGTTACTTAAAGGATACATCCCACTGACCTTCAGGGATATCCCTGAACATTTAGGTTGAAATGAATTCTCCTTCCCTCTGAGGAACCAGAATTATCTGTGTGAATTTGAATAGGAAAAAGAACCCTCTGACTCATATGTGATTTGTCTTTCTGGCTTATATGTCATAAACAGTGTTTCCAAAATCCTTGAGCTAAGGGAATTATGTTATTTTGAACTCTGAAATGTGCCTCAAAATGCAAAAAGTGCTACTGTTGTTGATAATATCACAGTCAGTTCTAGAAACTTTTTACTCATTTAGACCAGTTATTTACTTATCAATATACAAGTAGCAACATATAAACcgataaaatcacaaacaaaaatatatgtcttaatgggatttttcatttatatatgaaTTGGGGTCAACAAcattgggaaagaatttcagtttatgctttatttctttaaagaaagctTTCTCTTCATTATTATTCTTAAAGCCTCTTTTATCTGCTTATTCCATAGACTGTATATAATAGGATTCATGAATGGAGGTATTATAGAATAGAAAATTGAAAAGATTATGTCTTTAAGGGACCCAGAATCTGAAGGTGGTTGTAGGTGTACGTAAACGATTGAAATAAGGAACAAAGAAAACACAACGATATGGGGGAGACAAGTAGAGAAGGCTTTTCTTTGCTCTTCTTTCACTGGAAATCTGAGCACTGTGGAAAATATGATAACATAAGATGCACTGATGAAGACAAAGCAGCCAACCCCAATCACCAGAGCTGAGCCAAGTAAGAATAGTATATTGCTGAATGTCTCTGAACAAGAAATCTTGAGTAGAGAGGGGATATCACAGAAGAACTGGTGGACTTTGTTAGATTGGCAGAAAGACAATCGAAATGTGTAACCAGTATGGAACCCTGCATACAAAAGGCCAGTGAACAAGCAAGTTAAAGTCATCTGCATACATACACTGGGATTCATGATCACTGGATAGAGAAGTGGGTAGCATACGGCAACATAACGATCACGGGCCATGACAGTGAGCAAAGTACATTCAACATATTCCATGAAAACCATCAGGAATATCTGGGCTGCACATTCAGTAACTGAGATAGCTCTGTTGTTCACCAGGGAGTTAATGGATGCCTGGGGAACAGTAATTGATATGAAGCAGGCATCCACAATGGACAGATTCctaaggaaaaagtacatgggggTGTGGAGTCTCCTGtcaatggtggtgatgatgacaatgagGAGATTCCCCATCAGTCCTGCTgagtaaatgagaaaaaagagcaaagaacaaaagatctgCAGCTCACGGGTGTCAGAAAACCCTATAAGGATAAATTCAGTCACAGTGCTGGTAAAGTTAGACATTTTCAGAATCCAGTGAGTGACCTAGAGAGCCAAAGAGAAATTAAACAGTCCATCAATAAGCTATTGCACACAGACGCACTGTGTCTTAAGACAAGGAGACATTATTCCATCTATAACATTACTGTATAAGACATAGCTTCTCTCATCTACttgctatgtgattctgggcaaataaGCTTACTGCTCACGGAAAATATCTTTAAGTATTATATGAGAGATGAAGACCTGCAATGGCGAAGGATATTTCTGCACCTGGGAATTTTGTCTTTTAAAGAATGTAATGCTTAAGGAAGGGAAGTAATATTACCAATGACCTCACATTGACATCCTTTTTTTCCTGTAATGTATTAATTATCTGTGAGTGAATACATCAGTACATATAAGCTGATCTAGACCAGAAGCCACCAATGAAAATGATGACCTTTAATTTTCAAAGGCCTCTGAGATGTGGTCTTAGCCTCTCTGTATTCTTTTTGTATGCTCATCTCATTTTTATGAATCACCTTAAACAGCAAAGAAGAGACagtcagaaatttaaaaagatatagtTTCAAACATGTTCATGGCTTATGCTGTCAGAAACAAGGATTCTAATCTTTCTGTACACACTCTCCCACTGACTGAAAGAAGAAATTGCAAGTGAATGGTGGAGATGTATACAACAAAATAATCGTGACGTCTACTGATCTAACCTACTACTGTCTCTGTTGCTCTAAATACCCTTATTCCACCTAATTTTCACCATAGTTGATTACTTTTCTCCTAATCTTATCatttcaattttcttcctttcagagTCATAAGGCAACCAAAATGAGTGGCCTATCATGCCCAGCTCTACCCTTGTCTCATATAGAATGGCATCCAAGGGAGCTTGCTATCCTAATACCCTAtccccctttctcttatttttgttaCTTCTCTAAAGAAATCGTTAAAGGTTAATGATGCAGGACATTGGGACAATGCGTAGGCCAATATTTCTTGACCATTAATTGTCTATGACATTgccaaaggaataaaaagcagGTCCTGACACAGGAGCTACATTTTGGCTATgttgaatacatacatacacacatatgtacatatgtacataggcATATGTGAtcaaatttatacatatatatcatttttactttgatttattttttctgtccCTTTTTACTCCTCTTTTCTTACCCATTGACGTGACAAAAATAAAAcctgttatacatatatatggtcaCTTATAACAAATGATCACATTAGCTgttaaagaaaggaagagagacagagaaagaaaaggagaaagaaagagaaagctggttatctttacaatgttgctattatatGTTATGCTCTTTTATTCTGCTTATTCACTTTTCAACATTTTACACAGATCCTCCCAAGTTGTTCTGAAATTATACCCCTCATTTCACAATTGCAGATCATAATTTCTTTATCCATTCCCTAATTAAACACGGCCTCtcagattccaattctttgccaccacaaaaaagggTTTCAGTAAATGTATTTATACTTATGcgttctttcattatttctttcatctcttttggaTAAGTGATCTCACTGGGCCAAAGAGTATTTTTCACAATCCAAATGCTTATTGGGAATTGCTTCAAATTTATTTCCAAAACAGTTGAACCAgtacacaactccaccaacaatggtcCCTCTGTTTATCCACCAAAggactatatttaaaaaaaaaaaaaaaactgttttacaAATAAATGTTCATGGGGGTGGTAGTGAGTAAATTTTTAATCGATgtaacataaaaaggaaaaaatgcaccAATTAAAcgtaaaataatatatacataaaattacatATGAGAGACCTCAGGTACAAGTTTTCCAAGGTTGTAATATCAAGGTACCACAACATAAAGGAAGAAGTTCCTTCAAGTCCAGCACAGCACTACTTTCCAAATACCTTCCATAGTAGAGAACCTAAAACAGAGTCTCTTCAAACAATTGTTACCTTGACTGAGCAAAGGATGTTTTCAGTCTTGAGGTTTTCTGAGATTATCATCAGTGATAATATACTAAGAAGCTATTGGGAAACTCCTATTTTCTCTATGAATATATTAGCAGGTTGAactttattctgtatgtatttcatttatattctttatattcattatattcataaagAATGAACAATACAGACTGagtttggtttaatttttttgtatatacTAACATATCTGATGCACTTCTAATCAGGCGTGTGGTGAGATCTGTGGTTGGGTAGGCTCAAAGAGTGTTCCCATATCAGCAGGCTAGCAGCCActtaaaagaggggaaaagaggaggtagtttcagagataaaaatagaataaaaactaAGAAATGCACAAATATTTGAAGTAGATTAAAGAGATGGAAGCCCTCTGGATTTGAAGGTGGAAGACATAGTTTTCAAGTGACCTAGGATCAAAGGTTTTAGTTTTTTCCTAGCACCTCTGTCTGCATTTCAAGTTTTGTATTCAGCTCTTTCTAAAAGTTTTATATCTCTCCGCtcaaaattttcttctacttGAAATAGTGAACTTTGAATGTGTTGGCACCTGCAGAAGGGTATCATCTTCTTCCTTTCACTTATTGTTCTTTAATCTTGTTGGCATAAGAAATATCTACCAGGGGTGGCTAGTCCAATGTATGTACAAGAGTGCCTACTAAGTtcagtgatgaatttttttttttttactatgcatGGGGAAAGACACTGTGTTCATATTTGAGTTAAGCCACATCCTATTGTGCAATCTTGAAGAAGTCACTTTTTTCACTACACatttttttaatcagcaaaatGAAGTTATTGTACTGGATGACCTCTTaatatgaaaggaaggaaggaaggaaggaaggaaggaaggaaggaaggaaggaaggaaggaaggaaggaaggaaggaaggaaggaaggaagggagggaggaaggaaggaaggaaggaagaaaagaatggaggagaggaggaaggaagaaaaggcaatGCGAATGAAGGCAAGGAAAAAGACAAgacaaggcaaggcaaggcaagacaAGGTAAGGAAAggcagggaaagaaaaatgagaaaaggaaagaaaagaaaaagtatgtaagggagggagggagagaaagaggagaaaacaaataaaaggagcaaatgaaaaaaaaaaccattcaatTCAAGCTCATTATCTCTTACCTGAATAAGGTGAGAAGTCTTCCTGTTGTAGCTTCTCCAATCTGAGTTACTCAAAGATGACATTGCTGAATTCTTATGCCATGGAAAAGACCTCCATCATTCCTCTAGCTCAAGCTGGACTGGCAGaaaattataaagtatttattGTCATCTGGCCATCATAATTCCACTCTTCTTGCTTGGAAAGCATATTTCCCCTCAATTTTCCCCATTATATTTATAGCTGAAGTTGGACAGCATGTTTGATAGGATGTCACCTTACACCAATTTCACCTTTGCTAGATATTACTAGCATTTCCTTGGGGACAGTGCCTCTCCTCTTCAATTACTGGACTGAGAAAACATATGGCTGTGGGATTCATTATCTCTCAAGCTCGCTCAAAAGAATCAAATAAGCCCCCTTCACCCATTGTTGAAAGGGCAGAAGAGGAGGTATTCAAGTGTCCTGAGGAGTTGTTTGGTTTGTTAGCTCATTTGATACAGATATATTGTGGTTATGGTCATGGGTTTGACCGACATAGAGACAAGAGAGCttaaaaattttgtgtaaattttaaaatatatattttatttttgcatcacaTTGAGTTCCAAAATAATCACTAATGacaattttacctttctttacaAGAGAGATACCAGCTAAGGAAATCTACTAATGTAGTAATGACATATGACAGATTAGAAAACATTTGAAGCCCACACCTCCCCATCCTTCTACTGAGAGGAAAGTGCTGTGTTCCATTCTGTGCACTTTGTGTTCTTCGGTCTCTTACTCATGTCTTCTTTGACATTGTCATTTGATTTTAGAGCAAAATACATTTTCTTACATTAATAGAACCattgttttcccattttgtttttattatgacAAAAAAGGGATTGCTATGAATATTCTCATGTCTCTGGTACCTTCATTTCTGTAATTTAGATAAATGCCCATTAACATCACTCAGCACTAAAAGTTACATGCATTCTAGAGATTTTTCTTGAAAATACTAATTAATATACAGAAGGCTGGTTAGATTTGTGGACCAACCAAAGGCGGATAAATGTGTCTATCTACCCCTAGCCTTTCCAATATTTACTTTTATGATCTTTCATCAACCTTCACTGATTTCATGTCCTGTCTGTGATCCATAtaatatgtgtgaccctgggtatttcacttaaattctcagtgcccTTGGAAGCTGTTTGAGAGTATAAGTGGTAGAGGGGCTGATAAACTATGGGAGGAGGTGTAGGTGGGGTTTCCTTACACTGGAGTGCCTTTAACCTACATCCATTCCTAATCCCTATCCTTGCCATTAACAACTCTGCCAATTTTTAGAGTGTGCTATGATACCTgataaaatgtgttttatatagTTTTTCATATAGCTGCTGATTCGTGACATGAAATGTATCTCATATCATCTGATGACTtcaaataaatagtaaataaaatcaTTAGGAATAACATTCTTTTCTGGGCTGTTGTTCATTCTTTGtcatggagtgatgtcttgacctATTAGATTCTTCTCAACCTCCAACTCTCTactcccaaaaaagaaaaagaaaacgtcAAGTTCTTCTAACAAATCAATATgataagagaaagcaaaaattGTACATGACCAAAAATATATGTTTCCTCTGCACCTTGGGTCCATCAATTCTCTGTCAGAAATGAGTTGCAAGGAACACTgatcactggtcctctggagatgtagttggtcattgcattaatGAGAATcattaagtttttcaaaattgttttaatcatAGAGTTGTTCTTACTCAACGAATTGTtgcttggctctgctcattttctCTACATCAGCTTATatacatcttctccaatatctGTATAACTGTCCCTTTGTCATTTTTCATGTTTAATAA
Proteins encoded:
- the LOC140508505 gene encoding olfactory receptor 14C36-like, which translates into the protein MSNFTSTVTEFILIGFSDTRELQIFCSLLFFLIYSAGLMGNLLIVIITTIDRRLHTPMYFFLRNLSIVDACFISITVPQASINSLVNNRAISVTECAAQIFLMVFMEYVECTLLTVMARDRYVAVCYPLLYPVIMNPSVCMQMTLTCLFTGLLYAGFHTGYTFRLSFCQSNKVHQFFCDIPSLLKISCSETFSNILFLLGSALVIGVGCFVFISASYVIIFSTVLRFPVKEEQRKAFSTCLPHIVVFSLFLISIVYVHLQPPSDSGSLKDIIFSIFYSIIPPFMNPIIYSLWNKQIKEALRIIMKRKLSLKK